Proteins from one Megalops cyprinoides isolate fMegCyp1 chromosome 11, fMegCyp1.pri, whole genome shotgun sequence genomic window:
- the slc23a3 gene encoding solute carrier family 23 member 3: MTACEASDVHGEDLERPSGAARTQVFRVDQPPPCLLNLCLALQQVLVQSSLLVLVLAFLQQQLWVQEGEREKLLASGFFYSSISTLLQSWLGTCLPLVQAPSLEFMIPALVLTSQRHQHGSTLACRGQCEEKEESLTQTDLVRELQGMVLITGLVQLVLGMSGLCGLVLRHCGPLVLAPLFCVLGFSIYKDAALLCSDHWGITALAVVLMLLLSQHLRSCFLPAPRGVSRYPVCRMVSVLLSLLSVWAVCAALEHLGHFRPHRVSELLPASRPHEPSSTVPWARSNSSHTLPWARPNSSHTLHWSNPNSSYLAPWISFPLTGVSQLPLLSARGVAAGVAAALGSSISSQSVYLLTARILGAPPPPPAACNRGLCAEGLGSMSAALLGGMVGVSSSVPNACTLGLSQCGSRCTVQLAAMLGLVLGMSPRLTQLITSVPLGIHGAVLSVTYAVAIGTGVAYFQYTHMDSGRNIFNIGFAVFMSLLIPRWFSLQPAFIATGISSLDVLLQSLLTLPVFLVGLLAFLLDNTVSGSPSERGLPSSVMRKGGRASSAAEYSQQLATVYDPPFAVRRLLHLPGLRVVPFCACRTPVEEAALSPMETADLLSENQGNGP; this comes from the exons ATGACCGCATGTGAGGCCAGCGACGTTCACGGCGAGGACCTCGAGAGGCCGAGCGGAGCCGCGCGGACGCAGGTTTTCCGGGTGGACCAGCCCCCACCGTGTCTCCTCAACCTCTGCCTGGCACTGCAG CAGGTACTGGTTCAGTCCTCGTTGCTGGTTCTGGTGCTGGccttcctgcagcagcagctgtgggtgcaggagggagagagggagaagctcCTGGCCTCTGGGTTTTTTTACTCCAGCATCTCCACTCTGCTGCAGAGCTGGCTGGGGACATG CTTGCCCCTGGTTCAGGCTCCCTCCCTGGAGTTTATGATCCCTGCCCTTGTCCTTACTTCCCAGAGGCATCAGCATG GGAGTACattggcctgcagggggcaatgtgaagagaaagaagagtCATTGACTCAAACTGACCTAGTGAGAGAG CTCCAGGGCATGGTTCTGATCACCGGGCTGGTCCAGCTGGTTCTGGGTATGAGTGGACTCTGTGGCTTGGTGCTGAGGCATTGTGGTCCGCTGGTCCTGGCTCCTCTCTTCTGTGTTCTCGGCTTCTCCATCTACAAGGATGCAGCACTGCTTTGCTCCGACCACTGGGGTATCACTGCACT GGCGGTTGTGCTCATGCTGCTCCTGTCTCAGCACCTGCGCTCCTGCTTCCTTCCAGCCCCCCGAGGAGTGTCTCGTTACCCTGTCTGCAGGATGGTCTCG GTGTTGCTGTCCCTGCTGAGcgtgtgggctgtgtgtgcagCCCTCGAGCACCTGGGACATTTCCGCCCACATCGGGTATCCGAGCTGCTGCCCGCGTCACGGCCACATGAACCTTCCAGCACTGTCCCCTGGGCCCGCTCAAACTCCTCCCACACCCTGCCCTGGGCCCGGCCAAATTCCTCACACACCCTCCACTGGTCTAACCCGAACAGCTCCTACCTCGCACCCTGGATAAGCTTTCCTCTGACAG GGGTGTCtcagctccccctgctgtctgCCCGGGGTGTGGCAGCCGGTGTGGCCGCTGCACTGGGGTCGTCCATCAGCTCCCAGAGCGTCTACCTGCTGACAGCGAGGATCCTGGgggccccaccccctccccctgcagcctGTAACCGTGGGCTGTGCGCTGAGGGGCTGGGGAGCATGAGCGCCGCCCTGCTGGGGGGCATGGTAGGGGTCAGCAGCAGTGTACCCAATGCCTGCACTCTCGGACTCAGCCAG tGTGGCTCGAGGTGCACCGTGCAGCTGGCGGCCATGTTGGGACTGGTCCTCGGGATGTCTCCCCGCCTCACCCAGCTGATCACCTCCGTACCCCTGGGGATCCACG GGGCCGTGCTCAGCGTGACCTACGCCGTGGCCATTGGGACGGGCGTGGCCTACTTCCAGTACACGCACATGGACTCCGGGCGCAACATCTTCAACATCGGGTTCGCCGTCTTCATGTCCCTGCTGATCCCTCGCTGGTTCTCCCTGCAGCCCGCCTTCATCGCCACCG GTATATCTAGTCTTGATGTGCTGCTCCAGTCTCTTCTGACTTTACCTGTATTCCTGGTGGGACTCCTGGCTTTCCTCCTGGACAACACTGTGTCAG GCTCTCCGTCAGAGAGGGGTCTCCCTTCCAGTGTAATGAGGAAAGGCGGACGGGCCAGCAGCGCGGCGGAATATTCCCAGCAGCTGGCCACCGTCTATGACCCCCCGTTCGCGGTGAGGAGGCTCCTGCACCTTCCCGGGCTCAGGGTCGTCCCTTTTTGCGCCTGCAGGACCCCTGTTGAAGAGGCAGCGCTGTCACCGATGGAGACGGCTGACCTGCTGTCAGAGAATCAGGGGAATGGTCCATAG